Sequence from the Populus nigra chromosome 17, ddPopNigr1.1, whole genome shotgun sequence genome:
AGGTTTACGGAAGCTGTGGATGcgtatttgtttttgcaaaatcacatgttaaatttaaatttaattcataaataaatttaaatttaaatttaattcataatctgttataattattgtatttaaaataaaatattaaacaacataattgaatttaattatactaGAATACCggtaaaaataaacagaattaATAATCTTGACTACTCTTAATTTAGAGatcatttttgttatataaattgttcttttttattacaagtAAGACAACACCTCTTGAAGAGCATGCTCTGTTATGGATTCAGTGCTTTTAAATATCAATGCATATTACGCAGATTTCTCCAAAAATATTAGGGATCCATATCTATGTTTTCATGATCGTTTATCTCCAAAAATAACTAGTCAAAGTGTCTATTACTAGTTTTTATTCTTAGGTGTGCattgaaataaaacaaaggaaTCCTATAGATATAAGTGAGTGAATAATTTGTTAAAGAGATGACATAAGTTTATTTAAagcattttcagtttggtttttattaaaaaaataatcaaaccagatttttttaaaaaaactaaaaccggttcaaactgatcaatttcaatttggttttttaggataaaaaccagttcaaaccggtaTGGCTCAATTTTTTccgatttggctcggttttttcccggtttgggttcggtttggttttttcagttttaggcttataaaaccaagaccaaaccgaaccggtggttttttcaaaattttaatcggtttaattgatttttttcacggttcggttttttcgattatttttttctggttttcttggttttttgatttttttgctaaCCCCTGTTACTacataacaacaacaaattaaggtgattgctataaaattaaaagaatggattggctacaaattttaattttaaattttcacataTATTTCTATGCCACCCAATGATTTGTTGTATAAGGGTTCGTTTACAAACGCAAGTTACACCACAAGCACACTTGCATTCCCGGTTGGCCGTCTTCACTATGTTATTATTACATGCACATCTAATTTCAAactggttgaattttttttttctttccaactaTTTATgctggatttttttatgtattcaaTTGCCAGCTAAATTGTTATTGTTTAgtgtttcattttaaaaatatttttttaataatgtaaacttgatttgtaaaaatatataataaaattgtaaaattataacttttttttatacatgattcatacaaataataaacaatttcataaataaaaatacggTATCCTAGCTACTATGCAATATCCAAGGACAAACATTAAAAGTGATCGGTAATAATTTACATTCAGGCTGTGTTTGTTTCTTAGAAATTGGTTTctggaaaattattttctaaactttcttgtatttgtttgtcattagaaaagttggtcaacggaaaacactttccagtcaaagaaaaatttaacttggtttccaggaaatgtttccttttattttaggcggaaaacactttctgaaagttgtgaaaaatttagaatgtcatattatttgttgattatatcaaatttggtcctcaaacttttaattgctataaatattttgttttgaatatttgttttttaattctatcccttagaatttaatttttatattaattttggtccttatttttataattattatttgcttttctcctatcattttttaattgaaattttttatctatcaaatttgatcctcattctttttattgttatttattttatttgaaataatttatgaaatattaattattattattttaatttctttattttttaatttttttaatttttagattcgatctctattattttgattattatttattttatttgagataatttatatataaaaaaaattcaatttcattctcatttaactttttaatttgtaaaatttgttcctcattattttaataaatttgaaaaaaaaataaaacattaataagttattttccagctcattttccatgacataaccaaatactgaaaaatatttttcaatttattttctattatactattaaatatcaaaaaataatttatatttttaaaattcacttctaaaaaaaaaactatattccaAAAAACCTGAGTAGTGTTTCCAGAAACCAAATCATTTGCCGTCAAGGATGCAGCCACATGTTCCGCTCCTAAGAAACCTCCTCTTGGACAAAAGACTGCCCATAATGCTAATAGGCCTTCGCCCTAGCTTTGCAGTTTAACtggttttttcttcccttttggtTTAGCGGTCACGGTTGATCCAGGGTCACCAGGAGTAGAGATCGAGAAGGAAGGatataaaatcaattcaagaaaCCTAACTTCAAGGAACTGATATGATgattaagaaattatattttctttcttctaagTGCGTTTTCAAGATCCTCCtcacaaaagaagaagatgaaaaaaagacACTTCACTGGAGGAAAGAGAGAATTCATGGACGATCAGTGGGTTCACAGTTGCTTAAGCCATCATTGCATCGAATCGTGGTGCTCTgatggaagagaagaaaaagcagcacttaatttttagaatttcagTGTGCTTTCTCCAGGAAAACAAGCTGCTAATGAGTTGTATCTCCCAAAAAGAATCCATCTTTGGGATGATTCACAAATGACAAGTCATTAGAACATACCGATGTGAACAAATTGTAAATGATGCCACACTGCTCAGCTAGATCTTGGTCTTGAGAAAGACGGGTCTTTTAAGATGCATGGTGAGGGAATGGCAAATTGAATCCAGTTCAGTCTAACTTGGCCTTGCAAAGAACACGtctttaaaacaaattgaattccTACCTCCGCACCATACCAGCAAAGAACTCTAAACTCTAAGGGGAAAATTATCAGCTCaagtaatcatcataaaaaGTTTTCTCCTTGAAAAACAACAGATGCTGCAACCGATAAGACCTCTTCTTGGGTACAATACAGACAATCACCTGCTTTCCTGAGTCGAAAATCAACAACACAAGTAGTGCAAAGTTATAATTGTGAAAACTAGCCCCCCCTCCCAATTATTTGCTACTAGCTCCTGCTGTACGGGTGTCCTCCCCGTTCACTCCACAAACATGATAAATAACTATATGTAGCAATAGCATAAAACTCAAATTTCATAGAAATTCCATCTTAAGCCTCCTGGTATCATTGCTCCGTAGTGATTCAAGTTTGACAACATAGAGCTAACTTAAAAAGGCTAAATCTTCCGCAACATAGACATCCACAAGCAAAATAAGGTTAGTCCAGTGTAATACTCTAAATCATAACGTGATGTAATGAACGAAGGAACACTATTTTCATTACATTGCAATTATGATAATATATCTTATTCTAGAAAGAACTCCTAATCGCAACAACTCCATAACAAGGATAGCATAAAGATGCAAATCCGCAGCTGGGaaattctaatattttcatCGAATTCAGCAGACAGAAACCTTCTTACATAAAATCTATGGAATtgattgttttattcaaaactAACAGTGACATAAACACAAGCAGCAATACCATCCAGCCACacagaaatccaaaaaaaagaatatttattctGTATTAGTAGTAGAATCAATGTCGCAATTTACAGAATATAAAGGAGAACTTCTCAAAGGAACAGAAGAATTACAACAAACATCAATTCTACTCATAAACTCCTCCTGGCTTGTCTTTAACAGCGTATGTAGAGGAAAACACAGACCTTTCTCAACACAACATTGATGTCTAGGCTTAATTCTATTctctaaactaaatgaaaaatactGCGGAAATTCTCTTAATTCCTTCAAATCCCTTCCCATTTCCACaacaaaataattcaacttgGGCTCAATATTATTCTTAATACTGTAATTAAACAGTTGTGGAAATCTCCTAAACATGGAAACAGCATCTTTATACGAGAACCcaattttttcaaagtattgGATTCTGGGCAAGAGTTTTTTTTCAACACTACAAGACAGTAAATATGTGTGTCTTTTTACCTCTTCAAGGCCAATGCTTTGGAGGAAATAGAGTGTGGGGCGCAAGCAGTATTTGACGCTGGATACCAGTAATCTGGGCCGTCGGTTTATGACATGTTTCAAATCAGAGCCGTTGACGCGGGCTTCACGGAGAAGGAAGGTGATGACTGGGGTGACAGTAGAAGGAGTGGAGGTGAGGATTTCTGGGCACATGGAGATGATTCTGCGGAACTCTTGTGGAGTGAAGTTCATGGAGGTGAGTAAATCAATGATGGATTTGATGTTTGATAAGGAGGCAGAGAGGATGAACGGACGGTGGTGGTTTATTAAGGAGAATATGTCTAGCCCTATTGAATCGAGGTAGaggattttttcttgaaattcagtATTGGGTGGTTCTTGGGGTTGGGATTGCGGCAGTGGAGGGGTATGGTGTGAGGATATAGAGGGGGTTTCTGGAGTTTTGAAAGGCTTAGGAGGGAGAGAAGCGGTGTTCGTTTTGGAGGAAAGAGTGGGAAACTGGAGGGTTCTTGGGCAAGAAAGTGCGGGGCAATAATCATGGTGGGATAAGGGGAAGCTGTGGGCTTTGGGATAAGGAAGTGGGGAGAGTTTGATGTTGGAGAGGAAATGGAGGAGTGTGTCTTCCATGGTGTTGAGTTACATGGCTCACAGACTGTGAGGGGGTTCTAGTGTTGGTGTTTTTCCTTGGTTCAAGACAATGGAGGAAATTGTGGTGGAGAAGGGTCAGGAAATTTTGATAACATGATCTGGAGATGGGGAGCAAGTGCTATCTGATCGAAATTAGAAAACTTGGATAGAGGTTTGTTTGTCCCATGAATAAGAGAGAGACTGGTCTAGCTCCATGGACTGGCCTAGCTCCATGGACTGGCCTCTTTGAGCTGTAGCAGCTGTATGGTGCTCGTTTATGGCCCATAAACTGGCTGTGCCTGGACCATGTTCTTTTCTTGAATATATTATTATCCAAACCAATTTTAGTGGTATCGAGAGGAACAAATCTTTAGATTGCTTAAATAATTCACATGAAGAATTATTTCTTCCAGTGTATTATTATTTCCAGTTCAAACATGAATGTTAAAAgtctttttcaaatatattttttgaaaatctaaataattttttcaattcaagaattcatatttATATCCACtacatttatatttaatttttgatttatgataactaataaaaaattgataatgtaggttaataatattgaaattttattttaattattattgaaattaattttttaatattttagatttcaAAATCCACTACAAAAcgagaataaaaaaagagttttataagatattttttaaatttttatatattctttctcatcttatttttagtactttccttcttctttttatactttgattttaaaaataaaaattaaagctcATATTTATCTGATGAAAAGATATTTGAGTTATATAATCTTTGATTCAATATCTTATTTAGAAGTACATATAAATTAAGGTAATGCTATTGAAATCTTAAGAGgcttattataaatatttttgtgcCAAAAAATGAGCAATAAATTTTGTTAAAgacaaataatttatcattaacaataataaaacttCATAGtgtctttttaatcttttttttttagtatgcatgctagaattgtttttcaatattttcttagGCTCGAGTCACGTGTTAAGAGGGTCAACCcgagtcaaaataaaataaaagtgattattatcataattttaaaacttgattcgaTAGTTAACTCGGGGCAAGGCCCGGGTCATGGATTAGGAAGGTAAACCTGAGTTGACCTGGatcaatataagaataaaaattattatcattatatttttaaaatctgattTGGGATTGACCAGGGCAAGATCCAGGTCACGGATTGAGAGGGTTAACACGAGTTGACTTGAAACAACatatgaataaaattttttattaacatagttTTAAAGCCGAAGTCAGAAGTCGACCCGAGACAAGGTTCAGGTTACAGGTCAAGAGAGTCAATCtggcaaattaattttttttaataatcaaaataacctttttttgactattttttccaaaaaaaatcaatggaattTGACCCCTTTTTTATCCCAGGCTGACTTAAGTTTTTGTTCGTGTAAGTGTAAGGTAGAGTCAAtcacttctttattttttaaaaaaaatttggactaATCCAAACCTCATGTCAACTCATCAAgtcaattctaattttataattaagattattataatattattaattttaatactcaatataaactaaagtaaaaaaaataataatatctaattatctatttaattatgtaaatttaaaaatagtttatattaaaggtaaaatagatttttttatatttttttatgttttatccatcataatcaaacataatacaaaaataattattttatcttatacatcattaataaaaataattttatctccattttatttttctattttatcttatctatatattttttatcacgCAAGAAAGTAATAAAACActatctaaaaaataagatcACGGTCTCAGGGTCCTCACAAACCAGAACTCGCTTGACATTGCACTTAGCTAGATTTCCGGATGCCCCGGAATGTAGGAACGGGTAACCCACCCCCTCTGCCcgtacctaaaaaaaaaaaaaaaaaaacaaaaacataaaaagaatccTAACAACCAAAGGAACCGAAAACAGGTCCATTGACTCCTCCTACACtagttttagttttatcttATCACTCGCCATTTCTCAACCTTATACTTGCTCTACCCACACCAACCACTACTGTTCATCACACCAAGAGAAGGAACACTCTACctgctcccccccccccccccaagaaTATGGCCTGCTCAGCTACCTCCACCACTCTCATCTCCTCTatcgccgccgccgccgccgccaccacCAAATCCATGGCCTTTCCTATCTCTAAAAACATAACTCTCCCCAACTCATTTTTTGGCACTCGAAAATCCTTCCAATCTCGCGTCCCTCGTTCCATTTCCTTGACTCGTGGCTCTCATTCTAGAAACACCTTCGTTGTCAAAGCCTCTGTAAGTTTTTTCTCAGACTCGTTGGTTTTTATGACCCAAATTCCCATTTCATTAACTATTTGAAAGAGCTTTTCTTCTGTGTTTGATTCAGCCTCTAACTAAGTTTGCTTTCGTTTTCTTCTGTGCAGAGCGAACTTCCATTGGTCGGAAACATAGCACCGGATTTCGAGGCGGAGGCTGTCTTCGATCAAGAGTTCATTAATGTACTTTGTGCTGACAATGTTATCGAATATAAGGAGTTCATGTCatgtcattcttttttttttaattaaattaaattttaatttacattgAAGGAATTGTATGATTACAATGTTTCTATTTTGCACAGAAATTTGgtcttaaaaaatagattaagtaCCTAATTGCTACTCTGATTGTTGTATAATCGTAAAATTTGAAAGTCAGTTAATTGTTAGCTTGATTGGCTATGAAAGTCGTGTGGTGAATTGAGCTTGCATTTGTGCTCCTGTGTTGTGTATTATTCTTTCAaactcttttatgttttattggtTAATTTTGGTTTCAGGTTAAACTGTCTGATTATATTGGGAAGAAATATGTGATTCTATTTTTCTATCCATTGGACTTCACATTTGTTTGTCCCACAGGTTTGTTTGGAACTT
This genomic interval carries:
- the LOC133676774 gene encoding protein SEEDLING LETHAL 1, chloroplastic-like, which codes for MEDTLLHFLSNIKLSPLPYPKAHSFPLSHHDYCPALSCPRTLQFPTLSSKTNTASLPPKPFKTPETPSISSHHTPPLPQSQPQEPPNTEFQEKILYLDSIGLDIFSLINHHRPFILSASLSNIKSIIDLLTSMNFTPQEFRRIISMCPEILTSTPSTVTPVITFLLREARVNGSDLKHVINRRPRLLVSSVKYCLRPTLYFLQSIGLEEVKRHTYLLSCSVEKKLLPRIQYFEKIGFSYKDAVSMFRRFPQLFNYSIKNNIEPKLNYFVVEMGRDLKELREFPQYFSFSLENRIKPRHQCCVEKGLCFPLHTLLKTSQEEFMSRIDVCCNSSVPLRSSPLYSVNCDIDSTTNTE